One window from the genome of Nocardioides panaciterrulae encodes:
- a CDS encoding MCE family protein, producing the protein MLKRLIVPAVIVALLATAAVVMFRGGDQKTLVAKFPRAVSVYEGSDVRILGVPVGEVDSVTPSGTDVVVKMSYDPSVKIPADAKAVIIAPSIVGDRYIQLTPTYEPGDHVIADGAVLDTDRTAVPLELDQIYASVDDLTVALGPTGANHDGALSDLLETTAKNFGGEGAQFHRTVQNFSKLSATLDDNKDELFGSARQLEGFISTLARNDQTVRSFNTSLGNVSSMLAGERQELKASLRNLATAMGQVSSFVKDNRTILGKNISGLNRVSKVLVKQRGALDEILRDAPLALNNLALTYNPQAGTLDTRTNIGQLGQQISADPAAFLCSLVDQADQGGKSCDLIRQALPRAGTFGQGGGAPTHDLYDPTLGGLVGASR; encoded by the coding sequence GTGCTGAAGAGACTCATCGTGCCCGCCGTGATCGTCGCGCTGCTCGCCACGGCCGCGGTCGTCATGTTCCGCGGGGGCGACCAGAAGACGCTGGTGGCCAAGTTCCCCCGGGCGGTCTCCGTCTACGAGGGCAGCGACGTGCGGATCCTCGGGGTGCCGGTCGGCGAGGTCGACTCGGTGACCCCGTCGGGCACCGACGTGGTGGTCAAGATGTCCTACGACCCGAGCGTGAAGATCCCGGCCGACGCCAAGGCCGTGATCATCGCGCCCTCGATCGTCGGCGACCGCTACATCCAGCTGACGCCGACCTACGAGCCGGGTGACCACGTGATCGCCGACGGCGCGGTGCTCGACACCGACCGCACCGCGGTCCCGCTGGAGCTGGACCAGATCTACGCCTCGGTCGACGACCTGACCGTGGCCCTGGGCCCCACCGGCGCCAACCACGACGGCGCGCTGTCGGACCTGCTGGAGACCACGGCGAAGAACTTCGGTGGCGAGGGCGCCCAGTTCCACCGGACGGTGCAGAACTTCAGCAAGCTCAGCGCCACCCTCGACGACAACAAGGACGAGCTGTTCGGCTCCGCCCGCCAGCTGGAGGGGTTCATCTCGACGCTGGCCCGCAACGACCAGACGGTGCGCAGCTTCAACACCTCGCTCGGCAACGTCTCCTCGATGCTGGCGGGGGAGCGGCAGGAGCTGAAGGCCTCGCTGCGCAACCTCGCCACGGCGATGGGGCAGGTGTCGTCGTTCGTCAAGGACAACCGCACGATCCTCGGCAAGAACATCTCCGGGCTGAACCGGGTCTCGAAGGTGCTGGTCAAGCAGCGCGGCGCCCTCGACGAGATCCTCCGCGACGCCCCGCTGGCGCTGAACAACCTGGCGCTCACCTACAACCCGCAGGCCGGCACGCTGGACACCCGCACCAACATCGGCCAGCTCGGCCAGCAGATCTCCGCCGACCCCGCCGCGTTCCTCTGCTCGCTCGTCGACCAGGCCGACCAGGGCGGCAAGTCCTGCGACCTGATCAGGCAGGCGCTGCCGCGGGCCGGCACGTTCGGCCAGGGCGGGGGCGCCCCGACCCACGACCTCTACGATCCGACCCTCGGCGGCCTGGTGGGAGCGTCCCGATGA